Sequence from the Molothrus aeneus isolate 106 chromosome 15, BPBGC_Maene_1.0, whole genome shotgun sequence genome:
ccctttttctgtccctcagctctcccaggcccctctctgctggctcctgtgtCACCAGGGCCTCTCCAGGGATGCATtaatgtccccagccctggctcttaCCCCAGGAAATCCAGAGCCATCGCcgcctgcagctccctgctctccagctcagTTTTCTCTGCTGGGGTGGCGCACATGGGCAGATCAGCACatgctggcagcactgccattGCTTCAGAGCACTTTGAGAGCTGCAGAAGCAACTTCTTGCCATCCCAGGGGCTGTTTTTTCCCAGGAagaggcactgggagagaggagagcagcCCCTGATGCAGCAATCAGTGTCTCCAGAGGGGAAGCAATCAGCACCAGCCACAACCTTTACTCCTCAAAGCTCCCCAGAGGGAGCATTTCAAAGCATCAGAAGGATTTAAAcctgtccagctgctgctgagccataATTACCAGTAGCACAGTGAGCTCCCACTGTGGCTGACAAAGGCTCAGCAGCAAAGCCTCTCCTGGTGCCCCTGCTGGAGCATTATAGAGCccgggcaggcaggggcagcagcacaaggagcagggagctgcttgcCAGGGGGAACATTTGGACATTTGCTTTCAGCTGCCGGGCCTTTCCTCAGCCCCTGGGGAGCTCCAGCAGGGGTGCAgcccctgggacacagggacaggtccTGGGGCCAGGCCCATGGGACAGGGGGGATTTGGGCTGGTGTCCTCAGCTGGAGCCCCCACTGTGGGATTGATGGGGGtgggatggtggggatggatggagagcagagatctctgcagccagggctggaacttggggttcattgcaaagggactgggtgcagggccctgctgggagctgccagccacagctggagcagggctgagagaggagagggcagagaggatgagatggtgagagagtaaaaggggtaagagagtaaaaggcaaGAGCTGAGAGACAAGAGCTGAGAGCtgagagcgaggttcccattacaatactataaatcatcttctgtgttgaatattctcaTTCTCACTGACCAATctagtccaagatacaaatcctacagcatttccatacagcctataagaatcactacattaccacactgggttacattttaaaccctaaaaactcctctttgggccccttctgccaagctgtagggtctgctctgccccttgggcctgtctgcaggcagagggtgttgttccatcaaaaggggatcaccttcagctggccatgccattgttttccagttgttcagtaactgagggatctcaaagcttgctttcatttcaatctcactcatagtttccatattctcaacatcttttgccaggcaatcatattgataaggctttcctgtttcatcttccccaacaccccacagcaccaggaactgccccttcctgccctcACCTGCACCCAGCCAAGGGATGGAGGATGACCCAAGGACTGACcttccacagctctgcctgcaaacCAACCTTgggctgtgtcacctgtccctcctgggtcacagctccagccctgggcctCTCACAGAGAGTGAAAATATAAACCCAGCAATTCCTGAGTGCCTGGGCAGCGTGGGCACAGGGGTGCCCGGGCTGGAAGGGTGGGAGAGCTGggcaagcaggcagggcaggggctgccagcaaggccccagggctggagaggaCAGGGCAGAGGCCATCAGCCCTGAGAAGTGCTGGGTGTCTCTGGGGCACTGTCCCAGCTGTGATCAGTGCCCCATTGCAGGATCCCGGCTCTGGATTgcaccaggctgtgccagggcattgccagcactgcctttATTTCCTGCTGGGCCTTTATGACCCCACTGAGACCATAAACACCTCTGAAGCCTAATTAAAACAGTTCAATTTCTCCATAAACAGACTTGTGAAGGAGATGATGGCAGTGCTGCTCAAAAGGGGAAGGGGGGTGTCCTAGGTAGCCCTGAACCAAGACTGGGGTCAGGTAACAGGAGGTTTTTACTGCCTTGCTGGTTTTACTCCCCCCATGAAGTGCCCCATTTCTCTGTTCTGGGGCTGAGGTAACTCCCCGGGGAGTTTCCCCACACTGGGATGGCCTGAGAGGACCCTTGGAaagagctcctgggagctgcatcCCACCCACACCTGGAGCACAaacatccatccctccctgcaaGGAGACCTTTGGTCACTTCagcccccctggcacagccttgCCAGGACTGCAAGCAGCCAGGTACACcattgaaaacaatttttaaatccattttaaatcaaattttaagcacaaaaaggcattttcctgagcacagccacaggaTTTCTTTTCCACACACTTTATTTCCAGCAGTCTCCCGTCCCTGGGCTTCCAAACCACAATTTCCTCCAGCAGGATTTCTTttgggggtgggaatgggatgtggggatgagtttttggggtccctgtcacagcagggatgggctgggatgtggggatgagtttttggggtccctgtcacagcagggatgggctgggatgtggggatgAGATTTCGGGGTCCCtgtcacagcagggatgggctgggatgtggggatgAGATTTCGGGGTCCCtgtcacagcagggatgggctgggatgtggggatgAGATTTCGGGGTCCCtgtcacagcagggatgggctgggatatGGGGatgagattttggggtccctgtcacagcagggatgggctgggatgtggggatgagattttggggtccctgtcacagcagggatgggctgggatgtggggatgagattttggggtccctgtcacagcagggatgggctgggatgtggggatgagattttggggtccctgtcacagcagggatgggctgggatgtgtggatgagattttggggtcccctcccGAATTcccggccggccccggccccgctcgcgGCTCACTCGCGCCCTCCAGCGGCCACGCGGCGCAGGCGCAGCTCTGGCCCCGCATCCCGAGCTCGGccctccccaaacccttcccGAATTCCCGGCTCCATCCCGAGCTCGGCCGTCCCCAAACCCTTCCCGAATTCCCGGCTCCATCCCGAGCTCGGccctccccaaacccttcccGAATTCCCGGCTCCAGCCCGAGCTCGGccctccccaaacccttcccgaattcccggctccatccccagctcGGCCCTCCCCAAACCTTTCCCGAATTCCCGGCTCCAGCCCGAGCTCGGccctccccaaacccttcccgaattcccggctccatccccagctcggccctccccaaacccttcccgaattcccggctccatccccagctcggccctccccaaacccttcccgaattcccggctccatccccagctcggccctccccaaacccttcccGAATTCCCGGCTCCATCCCGAGCTCGGCCCTCCCCAAACCTTTCCCGAATTCCCGGCTCCATCCCGAGCTCGGccctccccaaacccttcccaccctgctgccccactggcagagcatcccagcccctcctgctcgCTCTGACAGCACAAACACCGAACCTGCTCCCCCGTTAGAAACCTCTCCTCGCACCCAGGGCTACAGGGACACCTGGAAGTCCTGTTCCTCGGGCTCCGGGAGAGCAGCCTgcttgtccctgctgtccccgcgGTGCCAGCGCTCAGCGAACTGCACGGCATCGTGGATGCTGTGGAAGGCCAGCTGGCCCCCAGCGCCGCCTGCCCGGCCGGCCCAGCCTCCCTCCCGCAGGCGCTGGCGGATGGAGGGGTTGCAGTTGGCCAGGAGCACCTGGACTCCGACCTCGTTGTAGTCGTGGTGCGTCTCCTTGAGCGCAGAGAGGCCCACGGTGTCTATGAACTGCATGGCCCCACAGTCCAGGATCAGGGTGTGCATGTCTGTGGAGGGGGGACAGGCATCTCCTGGAGggctctcagccctgctcctgccctgtctcaagcaggcacagcagcccctggtgctgcctggctCTGGCCGTGCCGGGTTTCCCAGGCTGGCCGCCAGCAGCACGGGGTTGAGCCCGGTTTTCTGGTACAGCACAGCCTTGAAGTAATCCTTGTTGGCGTAGTAGAGGGAGCACTCGAAGCGGAAGATTTTGATGTTGGAGATGCTGCTGAGCTGTTTGTAGGCAGCCTGGTCCTCGTAGACCTCCCTGTCGCCGACCTTGCCCAGCAGCGTGGCGCGCGGCCGCTGCGTGCGGAAGATGATGCAGAGCAGGGCGAAGCAAACGCCCACCAGGAGCCCGATCTCCGTGGTGACCAGCGTGGAGCACAGCATGGTCGTCCACCACACCGCCGTGTCCAGCTTGCTGAGCTGCCACATCCTGGGGGTGTCCCGGAACCTCCTGAGGCCGCCCCGCAGGTTGACAATGGTGACCACGCCGAGGATGGAGGTCTGCAGCGAGTAGAAGAGCGGGGAgatccacagcagcaccagcagcagcaccagggaggtGACCAGCCCGGACACCTGGGTCTGGCTGCCCGTGGACTCCTTCAGCAGGGTCTTGgtgagggcagcagagctggcgAAGCAGTAGAAGAAGGAGGGGATGAGGTTGCACATGCCGATGGCGATCATCTCCTGGTTGGCGCTGACGGCGTAGCCGTGCTTTTTGCCAAAGATTTCTGCCAGGGACACGGTCATGGCAAAGCCAATGACAGCAATGGGCAGAGCatccagtgccaggctgggaaacagGCTGATGTCTGGGACAGTGGGCTTCCTGAAGCCCGTGGGGATGTCCCCACACACGGCGGCCTTGTAGCGCTGCTCGAAGTCGAAGTAGTGGGAGATGAGGGTGGCTGCGATGACCACCAGCAGCTCGATGGGGAACGGGGCCTTCAGCCTCTCCTTGTAGCGCTCATTGAGCTCCTTGACAGGCACTATGATGGCCAAGGCCACCAGGCTGGTCAGCAGGTCGCAGATGTTGGTGTTGTGGATGTGCCTGAAGAGGTCCACCCAGGTGAGGATGAAGGAGCCCACGCCCTCGTGCCGGGGGATCTTCAGGCCCAGCAGATATTTCATCTGGGAGGTGATGATGGTGAGGCTGGAGCCTGTCACGAAGCCACCCAGCAGAGGCTCTGACAGGTAGACAGCCACGAAGCCCATCTGTAAAACCCCCAGCAGGatctgaaaagcaaagcagccacagctgcagcacgggtgagaagggctggaagggctGGCTGGCAACTTATGTCACTTTGCTGCCACTTTAGCAGCTCTGGCTACTCTGTCTGGGGATGTGCTGAGCATTCCATGGGAGGAATTTGTCTTCAGGAGTTAATCTGGGCTATGGAATACTAGAGAGACCTACCTTTAACACTTGCCTGTGGCTGGGGGTGCCACACAGAAAATCCTATgaggtccctgctgctgcctcctcacaAGCAACCccatcagagcagctctgggtagCACTCACTTGGGATGCCCTGAATTTCAGCTGTCCCAGTGGAAAAGCCTGGAATTGCTGTGACAGCTCAGCCTAGGcaatggggacactgccagggagcaTGGCAGGGTCCTTGAGGGTCTGCCCCAaacctgctctgagctgcccagctgcaggactgGGGTGCTGGGAAGGTGGTTCACAGATCCAAGATTCTCTTGCTGAGGATGTTTCAGACACATCCAAGGACCTGGTTATCCCATGGAGGAAAACAGCTCCAATTCAGCTGTGTTTGCACTTTTAAAATCACTGCATTCACAAATATTCAAGTGTTGGGGTCTAGAAACATTTCTCAGGACTCTTAAATCTGACCCAACACTTAGAGATCTCAAACTCAGACACATTCCTAGGAGGAAACAGCACCAGAGTGAACGTTTGTACCTGGTAAAGGCCCACGAGGAAGCTCAGGGAAAGGGCCACGGTGATGGCGTAGCAGCTCCTGTCACAGGGCTCTGTCCCGTTCCTGGGGGAGCTGGAGTTGTCCCCGAGGGCGGCGCTGCTGTCCCCATAGCCTGCCAGCTGCAGGCGGCACGTCACCGACTGCCCCACCATGAGGCACAGCACCCCGAAGGAGCCCACGCTGGCGTGGCGCGACGTGGCCGTGGCCGCGTAGATGATGTTGCAGAAGAAGTTGGTGTAGATGCCGTAGACGGGGTCCTGGTTGGCCAGCAGGGAGTAGGAGATGGACTGAGGGATGGCCACCACGCCCACCAGGAGCCCCGAGACCACGTCCCCGAGCAGCTGGGAGCGGGGCTCGTAGCGGGGCAGCCACTCCAGCACGGGCAGCAGCCGGCGCAGGGCGCGGCCCAGCGCCCCGGGGCTGCACCTGCAGGCGGCCCTGGCCTTCTCCAGGATCAGCTCCCGGCggctgcagcctgggggctcctgctcctccaggatGATGAAGGTGGCAGGAGCCTCGGGTGGCCCGAGGGAGCCCAGGGGGGCTTTGCTGggtgctggctcctggctggACGTGTCCTCCATGGGCACAAGGGAgctgaggagggagagcaggcaggagcgACTGTGACCGTGGTcaaagggttttcaggatgaagaagagacgagaatgttgactctatgatcagaaggcttgatttattattttatgatatatgttacattaagactatactaaaaataaatagaaaggaaaaggtttcttcagaagctagctaaggtAAGGATAGAAataatgaataacaaagatctgtgtctcagacagagagcaagagccagctctgccatgagtggtcaggaaatccaaacatccacaggagaccaatcatgggtctacctgttgcattccacagcagctgaTAACCATTTTTTACtcttggttgctgaaactgcagcttctcacaaggaaaaatcctaagaaaggatttttcatcaaAGATGCCTGCAACAggtgaggggctgcaggcacGAGCATGGGGGCTTTGCTTAGCTCCAGGGCTCGTGGCACGGgcagacaaataaataaataaataaataaataaataaataaaatataaataaataaactaattactaatatataaataaacgaccaataaaatataaataaactaattactgaaatacaaagaaacGGACACGCGAACtaacaataaaatataaaccaattgctaaaatagaaataaacaaCTAAATAACTTtgaattataaatatatataaactaATTATTGATatataaagaaatgaaaaagaaaatgtaaataaatagataaataaataaataaagggaaATTATCTCAGACAAATCCAACAAAAGCGTTTTTCCAAGGCTGATTCATTCATTGTCACTTCTGGAGCTGATTAATCACAACCCCCAAATCAGGGGCACAGCTACAGAGCCCCCCAtgctccttccccatccctcttGTTTAGAAACAGGAATTTCACTcaatttcagtgaaatttcactgaatttcaCTCAAACTAAAACTCCTTCTGCTGTCAAGACACTGCTACTTAGGCAAACCCTTCTTTTGGAAATGTTAAGATATTCCAAGGGACACTTTAGGAATCAAGATGAGGGTAAGGGAGATAATTTgccaattattttttccttcaacatTACATAGTTTCAAATTGCATTAGTGGCTTGCATCAATCAGGGGCTCCCATCTGCACAATGAAACCACCCTGCTTTTTCAGGCTGCTTAATTTACAGAAACACCTTCCAGAGCCACTCCAGGTTTTTTCAGTCAAAATTCAGCTGcaccaaaacagcttttttgTGACAACTGAACcacagacagagagaaaaacactCCAGAGGGGAGACCCAGAGTGGCTGTGGTTTGGAACCGAACTGGGATGAGGAGaaatcccattccctgccctgcacacatCACCAAATCTTACCTCTGGCTGCAAACTGGGTGTTTCCTCAGCACCTGGAGCTTctcccctgggcacagagctgtctccacctggcagcacctctgggcaGAGGAAAAGTGGCCCAGGTGCCACCTCCCTTGGGATTTGAGCTCCTGAGCCAAGCCATGTCTCTTTTATCTCTGTGCAGGCGCTGCAGCCGCcaagcagagctgtgtttggaaaacaaacaccaTTCTCAGAGAGTATTTTGGCTGACAACTTGTTCTGGACACCAGGAATGATTGAGGGGGCTTAGAGAAGTGCTCCTGCCAGATAAGAGGATTGCTTGGATCTGGGGAAGTGTTTGCTAAACAAGGGCAGCGATGGAAAGaaacctccctgctctgcccctctctgAACCCAGCGAGCTCAGGTCCCACTGGGCTCCTCTGCTCAGGTTCTCAGCTATTCTGGACAAGCTTTTGTGCCAAAAACCAAGAAGCAAAGCTCGTTCCAGAATGACTTTCCTTTCCTGGTAGTTTTTCCTCCACAGAGGCTCTGCAAGGCAGAGAGCAAAGCTGTGGTGACACAGGTTATTTCAgggagacagcagaactgtggaTGTGTCCAATCTGCACAATTCACATTTTGGCACACGTAACAAGGGGCTTTGCTGTGCAGAAACACAactgggaaaggagcagggtTGTATTATTTGGTAGGTAAAGGTGAGcaattgcagcagcagcagccaggaaaaaagGATTGTTCATCACCCTGAAAGGAAAGAGCAGCCTCATAAATACCAGCTGGAACTGCTCTGCCCTTGTCAGCTGTGCCAACAACCTCCACCAGCCCTCTGAGCACACACTCCCCCTGTTCTGCCCCCTTCTTTTCCATCCCTTTCCCACTGACCCAGTCCAGATTTTGCTGGATGTGCcatgccctgtgcagctggacCGATTGCAGCCAGACAGGCACCTTGGAgagggggctggggatggaaaGGTGGAGTTCCCCAGGGTTTGGATGCAGATGCTGGGGAGACACCctgagggaagagaagggggAAACCAGCATCCTGAGCTGCATTTATCTCATCAGGGGAAGTCTGGATCTCAGTAATTAGGAGTAAATAAATGAGGAACAAATCCGTGTTctctggcagcaggagaaaatGAGAGCACATGGTAGGGAGGCAGCTGCTCAATCTTTTTATCTATTTAtatcaattctttttttttcactgccaTTCCTCCACAACTCATGCATTTCAGGTGCAA
This genomic interval carries:
- the LOC136563183 gene encoding sulfate transporter-like: MEDTSSQEPAPSKAPLGSLGPPEAPATFIILEEQEPPGCSRRELILEKARAACRCSPGALGRALRRLLPVLEWLPRYEPRSQLLGDVVSGLLVGVVAIPQSISYSLLANQDPVYGIYTNFFCNIIYAATATSRHASVGSFGVLCLMVGQSVTCRLQLAGYGDSSAALGDNSSSPRNGTEPCDRSCYAITVALSLSFLVGLYQILLGVLQMGFVAVYLSEPLLGGFVTGSSLTIITSQMKYLLGLKIPRHEGVGSFILTWVDLFRHIHNTNICDLLTSLVALAIIVPVKELNERYKERLKAPFPIELLVVIAATLISHYFDFEQRYKAAVCGDIPTGFRKPTVPDISLFPSLALDALPIAVIGFAMTVSLAEIFGKKHGYAVSANQEMIAIGMCNLIPSFFYCFASSAALTKTLLKESTGSQTQVSGLVTSLVLLLVLLWISPLFYSLQTSILGVVTIVNLRGGLRRFRDTPRMWQLSKLDTAVWWTTMLCSTLVTTEIGLLVGVCFALLCIIFRTQRPRATLLGKVGDREVYEDQAAYKQLSSISNIKIFRFECSLYYANKDYFKAVLYQKTGLNPVLLAASLGNPARPEPGSTRGCCACLRQGRSRAESPPGDACPPSTDMHTLILDCGAMQFIDTVGLSALKETHHDYNEVGVQVLLANCNPSIRQRLREGGWAGRAGGAGGQLAFHSIHDAVQFAERWHRGDSRDKQAALPEPEEQDFQVSL